Genomic segment of Coffea arabica cultivar ET-39 chromosome 1e, Coffea Arabica ET-39 HiFi, whole genome shotgun sequence:
TGCATTCTATATATTTCATAATAGTTaacttttaacaaaaattataatTCCCTAATGATCCGCATGAATTAAATAATAACAGAGATATATACTAATAAACTCATACAACAAAAAACAATTAACACGGGAAATATTAGTCCTCCTGCGCAACGCGCAGGCCGTCTCACTAGTAAGGACAAAAGCTTCGCTGCTCATCAATTGAGCGGCGAAGCGATTTGACCaaagatgttttttttttttttacaaaaactgaCCCAAAATACATGAAActaaaataaaggaaaattaAAAGTGTTTTTACTAGTAGACTCAACTCTCAATTGCGGCGACCCCTTACTCAGCATTCCACCCCGAATACCCCCAATTTTGTgaactttttcaaaattgacaatATACTAAGAAATTCGCCCCAATATGAGTGTAGGTATTTAATCCTCCCAATCAGCAGTGGTTGACTGCACAACGTTAATTAAGTTTCCATTCTAGCCATAATGTTGGCGTCTACAAAAACTTTTTGTTGCTGAAGAAGATGACCAAATCCCTTAAGCCTCAAACAATTGAAAAATGCGTAAATTACAAATCTCTTATCATTTTAAATTGGATATAAATCATGAAAAATTAGATCCTACCTAAACCCTATCCAGACTCATGATTCTTTTATTGGATCTGGGTctagttagggtttgaatttgaaaaattaaatccaACCCTACccaattaaaaaattttgatatgtATAATAATAGGAGATGGAGTCCCAAGGGTAGGTAAATAGTTTTTAATGAGgaatttttaattataattgTAATTAAACAGATTTAATGCATTCCAATAATTGATAATAATGATAGCGGTTATGGATTAAAAGTTGGCaattaaaaactaaaacatTGTAATATACAAAAacttaatattaaaattattaattagccACAATTCTCATTCCAATTTCATGATCATCAAAAAAActaatattaaaataaaaaatattgtcCTCATATGAAAAAAGTAGACTTGTTGCTCTTGTTTCGCATTGGATTGTGCTAAAAacatgaataaaagaaaaggaaaataggaaAACTCCAACTATCTCTATCTATAAAATTCAATTGTTAGAATGTACAAGCAAAAAAAACTTATTATTTATACTCcattattgacaaaaatagaattaacataatacaaagaattcaaattacatgtatgtttatttctctaacttaattatattcttcgttgataaaaaattttgatgatTGTGGTTTATATGCAATAATGTCATGAATATACAATACTTTTGGTAAAACATGATATTATCAATATTTGATATGTTAGAGTTCAAGTTATAAATCAAAAAGTGTTTCTTCGTGATTTTAAATTTAATCTTAAGGGATATGTCAACTACATTGGAATGTTTTCTGTctcttttcatttaataaaatttttaaaagtaactagtttaaaaaaataaataacataaaaatactatattatgatgttgatgatcaaaatttttagtatttaaaaaataatatattttaaaatattacaaTCACGTGCTTTGCACGTCAACTATTACTAGTTATAAAAAACCTTAAAGAAGACAACATATTGATTGACTTCTGAGTAGTGAGTAACCAAAAGAGCAAGGGGAGCGGTGGGAAGTGCGACGCGAACATATGCCTCATCTCTTCCCAATAATCCAGAGGTAGTCATGAAATTTTTACACATAGATTGGAGAGCTGAGGAAAATAAAAGGCAGATCCATCCCAAGAGAGATTATGGCCTCCATTTGCATTGATTCAATCTTAGATGAACTGGAGTTGCTGGACAGCCACCCCAGTAAGGATGTGGACTTGGTTGGGCTGTAGCTGGAGGTAAGACTTCTCAGAACTCTCTCTTTTTGTGCAAAAAAATGGAGCAAACATGATGTAAGTTCCAGGTTGTCATCTAGTCTTGGAGATTCTGTTCAGAATGATGGGCAGCACCTTTTTAACTCTCTGAACTCCCATAGAATGGAGGATGGAGTTCAATGCTATTCTAAATATTTTCCTGACAGGGTCGCTGAATTTCGAGAAAAGATCGGGTCTTTTAACCCAGGAATTAGTGAGTTATACGTTAACTTCATGGATTTCATGATGCAGCAAGCCGGTTCCAGTTGCAGTTGTAAATGTACTATTCTCAGAGATGAAGTCATGGAATTCTTGGATTCCTTATTGGAGATTCTGGTTGATTTTGTCAGCTGGGGCGAAAAGCATTTTAGTTCTTTGCATGAAATCGAACCCCTTGAAGAGAAGctgagattttaaaaaaatttcatctgTTTCATCGAGATCAGAGGGGTTGATCATAGTCAACTGGAAAAACTTCTGATTCATTGTGAAGCCGTGGCAGTCATTTCAGCTCTGTTCCTTCACGACACAAGTGACTGGCGAGAGGTCTTTGAGATTCTAGAGAAGATCAAGCCTGTTGATCCCCAAGTCCGCGAGATCTATATCCATGTCTTGATGGATTCAAAGTCGTTTGAAATATCACACTCTCTCACTGTGGAGGCAGGTAATTGTAGCATCCTGGTGAATTTTGTTGATTCTCTCCTAGGCTGCCTTTGGGAGTTACAGGATAACAGTAATATTTTTGTGGCTTCTGCCAAGTATCAAATGCAAATGCTCTATAAGGGACTGAAGTTCTTGAACAACATTCTCAAGCACCAGCAAGAGGAGTTTACTGTGGTACATGAAAAAACCAAGGATCTTATTGAAGGTGTGATTAAAGAGGCAGGGATTGTAATTTTCTCGCTTTATATACAGGAAATGGAATTAGGATCGGCCAGGGAAATAGATGTTGCTCTGTTCACTATACTACAACAGATTGAAATTATTAAGGCAGAAGTAGCAGAAAAGTATCCGGTGAAGTCAGCACTGAACTATCCTAGTGCCAGTGAGGTGGACTTCATTGATCTTATactagaaaatttgaatgaactGGCAAGCCATGAAGTTTCTTCAACTGCTTTTACAACGGATAGACTACAAACCGTCCAAGAAGATCTTGTGATCCTAAGGACTTTCTTTGGGAATATTTTGGAGCAGTGCAACCAGCATGAGCAGCTTCAAGCTCTCTGGTGCCATTTTGCAGAGATGGGGCACAAAGCAGAGTTAGTCATTGATACCTTAATGCTTGGAGAGATATTTTCATCTTCTGTGGTGAGTTTTGATACCACTACACAAGAAATTGTGCTTCTAAAAAATAGGACCTTGGAGATTGTTGACAATAACTATGTCTTGGAAACCCAAAAAGATTTGAAGACCCCTAGACATGTGGCATCACAAGGTACTATCTCAACAATCAATGAAGCTGTGGTAGTTTTGGATGATGAGACACAAGCAAtaattgatcaacttacaaGAGTTTCAATGCATTTGGACATTGTTTCCATTGTGGGGATGCCTGGACTTGGTAAGACAACTTTAGCTAGAACTGTTTTCCATGATCCTTCAATTATGTCTCACTTCTATATTCATGCATGGTGCTGTATTTCTCAAGTAGATTGCAAGAAGGATTTGTTACTTGACATTCTGGTTTGTATTGCTTCGACAAATTCTGATAAATATTATAAgatgaatgaagatgatttggctGAACAACTCTACAAACGATTGAAGGGTAGAAGGTATGTCATTGTTCTGGATGATGTTTGGGATATTGAGGTGTGGAATCTTCTGGAAAGATCATTCCCAGATGATGCCAACGGAAGTAGAATTCTCTTGACAAGCCGACTTTTCGAGGTGGCTTTGCTAATCAAGCCTACAGGTAAACCTTATCCTCTTCGCCAGCTTACTGACAATTGAGTGTTGGGAATTGCTACAAAAGAAGCTAATGCGCAAAGAAGGCTATCCTCCTGCCTTACAGGTTCTTGGGATGCAAATAGCAAAAAATTGTAATGAACTACCACTTACTGTTGTAATCATAGTAGGTATTCTTGGAACTCTGGAGCTAGATGGTTGGAAAGAAGTTGCAGAAAGGCTCAGTTCACACATCGTGTTTGGGACGGACCAGTGCATGAGTATATTAGGTTGAGTTACCAGCATTTACCTATTTACCTAAAACGATGCCTTCTTTATTTTGGAGCATTTTTGGTGGACAAAGAAATTCCGGTTTGGAGGTTAATGCGGTTATGGATTGCTGAGGGATTCGTGCAGAAGAGTGAGCTGAAGAGCATGGAGGAGATGGCAGAGGACAACATGATGGCTCTTATTAGTAGAACCTTGGTTATGGTTGCCAAAAAAAGCTCCATAGGGGGGGGTTAAAACTTGCTGCATTCATGATTTGTTGCATGAGTTTTGCATGGCAAAAgccaaagaagaaaattttctgcAGTTGGTACCTGGGTATGATGAGCTTCATAATTTTGATGAGCCCTATAACCTGCATAGGTTATGTGTTTACTCGCAAAGAAAGCATTTTGTGAAGTCAAGGCTATTTGGTCCCCATATACACTCTCTGCCATTCTCTGCTCAGGATGAAGGGGGGCTTTGCAAATATATACAGCTTCTCATTCGTTTTTCGCCTCAAACGTCTTAGAGTGTTGGATTTATGGGATATTAATCTAGGATTTCATTTTCCTAGTGAAGTTACTATGCTTATTCAGTTAAGGTACTTGGCAGTTCAaggtgacaggtgccgaacctgtgcaataataattactaaaaagtcctaattaccaccacaaataattatagaacaaatccaagtactggaaCAGGGATCCTAGGTGTGCAataggttacttgattcaccatgttcccgaagagtttgctcgATCCGATATACTAgatttgtctataaaaatattgattttgcgtacaatggcaagtagggtcgattccacagggagcgggtaggaaattatttctttccaaattagtagaacgaaattgggggattttcaatgggaggcaaataaataaaataaaaataagaataaaaataaagcgAACTAAATTCAGaactaactcacaaagcacaattcactaaaaatagcaattaataaaagttctacccaaaggatcaactgcttaggcacggtccaattaaatgatcatcgatacaaagatatttcatccattcATCACTAGcttggttatagttatcaacaagctctgacaaccagttcttccttactttttcgacagtcaaggtacgaccattgactgcttctctaaccagataacaaccctaagtacgaccgtatgaatttaattacccaattgcattaaagttagaagaac
This window contains:
- the LOC113694943 gene encoding putative late blight resistance protein homolog R1B-17; this translates as MASICIDSILDELELLDSHPSKDVDLVGLKPVPVAVVNVLFSEMKSWNSWIPYWRFWLILGVDHSQLEKLLIHCEAVAVISALFLHDTSDWREVFEILEKIKPVDPQVREIYIHVLMDSKSFEISHSLTVEAGNCSILVNFVDSLLGCLWELQDNSNIFVASAKYQMQMLYKGLKFLNNILKHQQEEFTVVHEKTKDLIEGVIKEAGIVIFSLYIQEMELGSAREIDVALFTILQQIEIIKAEVAEKYPVKSALNYPSASEVDFIDLILENLNELASHEVSSTAFTTDRLQTVQEDLVILRTFFGNILEQCNQHEQLQALWCHFAEMGHKAELVIDTLMLGEIFSSSVVSFDTTTQEIVLLKNRTLEIVDNNYVLETQKDLKTPRHVASQGTISTINEAVVVLDDETQAIIDQLTRVSMHLDIVSIVGMPGLGKTTLARTVFHDPSIMSHFYIHAWCCISQVDCKKDLLLDILVCIASTNSDKYYKMNEDDLAEQLYKRLKGRRYVIVLDDVWDIEVWNLLERSFPDDANGSRILLTSRLFEVALLIKPTGKPYPLRQLTDN